A genomic segment from Pseudoduganella chitinolytica encodes:
- a CDS encoding cation:proton antiporter, translating into MSHTAIAASAAATAATAATPASSVHALEHTLFFVLIQLVIIILVARLAGQAARRFGQPRAVGEMIAGLLLGPSLLGHLFPEASDFLFKSVPSLPINIISQIGLILLMFQIGMDFEFGHLTDRRNRKAVSWISVLSIGLPFALGIGVGVWSAPYLAPDVPLLPYCLFVGTALSITAVPILGRIMAEFGLTRTHVGAIAISAAAVNDVVGWLLLAVISSLSIGEFSLAHTLTQLGYLALYTVVCLFVVRPLLRKLMKKYEPSQHRMSGDMMAIMFGLIFISGMATFKIGIFAIFGGFMMGVLVHDNQKFVEAWKRSVGDFVMVFFLPIFFTYTGLRTNIAGLDTIALWTWCSIFLAAATIGKLGGAYLGARLGGLDRSESSTIGALMNTRALMELIVLNIGFDLGFIPRDVFTMLVIMAIATTIMTGPALRNRLPKMGHMIPVGVDA; encoded by the coding sequence ATGAGCCATACCGCCATTGCCGCATCCGCTGCCGCCACCGCGGCCACCGCGGCCACACCTGCATCGTCCGTCCACGCACTTGAGCACACGCTGTTTTTCGTCCTGATCCAACTGGTCATCATCATCCTCGTGGCCCGCCTGGCCGGCCAGGCCGCCCGCCGGTTCGGCCAGCCGCGCGCGGTGGGCGAAATGATCGCCGGCCTGCTGCTCGGGCCCTCCCTGCTGGGGCACCTGTTTCCCGAGGCATCGGACTTCCTGTTCAAGAGCGTCCCCTCGCTGCCGATCAATATCATCAGCCAGATCGGCCTGATCCTGCTGATGTTCCAGATCGGCATGGACTTCGAATTCGGCCATCTCACCGACCGGCGCAACCGCAAGGCGGTCAGCTGGATTTCCGTGCTCTCGATCGGGCTGCCGTTCGCGCTGGGAATCGGCGTGGGCGTCTGGTCCGCCCCCTACCTGGCGCCGGACGTGCCGCTGCTGCCTTACTGCCTGTTCGTCGGTACGGCGCTGTCGATCACGGCCGTGCCGATCCTGGGCCGCATCATGGCCGAGTTCGGCCTGACGCGGACCCATGTGGGCGCGATCGCCATCAGCGCCGCCGCCGTCAACGACGTGGTGGGCTGGCTCCTGCTGGCCGTGATCTCGTCGCTGTCGATAGGCGAGTTCTCGCTGGCCCATACGTTGACCCAGCTCGGCTACCTGGCACTGTACACAGTGGTCTGCCTGTTCGTCGTGCGCCCGTTGCTGCGCAAGCTGATGAAGAAGTACGAACCCAGCCAGCATCGCATGAGCGGCGACATGATGGCGATCATGTTTGGTCTGATCTTCATTTCCGGCATGGCCACGTTCAAGATCGGCATCTTTGCCATCTTTGGCGGCTTCATGATGGGCGTGCTCGTGCACGACAACCAGAAATTCGTCGAAGCCTGGAAGCGCTCTGTGGGTGACTTCGTGATGGTGTTCTTCCTGCCCATCTTCTTTACCTACACGGGCCTGCGCACCAACATCGCCGGCCTGGACACAATAGCGCTGTGGACGTGGTGCTCGATTTTCCTGGCCGCGGCAACGATCGGCAAGCTGGGCGGCGCCTACCTGGGCGCGCGGCTCGGCGGCCTCGACCGCAGCGAGTCGAGCACGATCGGCGCATTGATGAACACGCGGGCGCTGATGGAACTCATCGTGCTCAACATCGGTTTCGATCTGGGATTCATTCCGCGCGACGTGTTCACCATGCTGGTCATCATGGCGATCGCCACGACCATCATGACGGGACCGGCGCTGCGTAACCGGCTGCCGAAGATGGGCCACATGATCCCCGTCGGCGTGGACGCCTAG
- a CDS encoding helix-turn-helix domain-containing protein gives MRSSTGTSSPLDCINKAVRSLMARNGVAARQHSNTLAEILGLSYSQAHRILNGGDWTILQLSAVAEYFGENLRSLLVGPETPVVISLGQPDKEAREATFVLGDYEIPCRVVVGAQLFHQPRNVDYVAVETPDGLQVMAADDRGDDVPRFKVDHLEISIRQANAPTIAVVDDEKPSADNLRDYLNDCGFQATSFYDSMTVEKANQERRFDGYVIDWVLGEQTSESLIRQIRTSVNPGAPIILLTGQYDTGRLNVSDVARVVRQFDVVYQEKPTRSPVIAAELSKVCDC, from the coding sequence ATGCGATCCTCCACCGGCACCTCTTCGCCGCTCGACTGCATCAATAAAGCCGTACGCTCCCTGATGGCCAGGAACGGCGTGGCCGCGCGCCAGCATTCGAACACGCTGGCCGAAATTCTCGGACTGAGCTATTCCCAGGCCCATCGCATCCTCAATGGCGGGGACTGGACGATCCTGCAACTGTCGGCGGTGGCCGAGTATTTTGGCGAGAACCTGCGCAGCTTGCTGGTCGGGCCGGAAACGCCGGTGGTCATCTCGCTGGGACAGCCGGACAAGGAAGCGCGCGAAGCGACGTTCGTGCTGGGCGACTATGAGATTCCGTGCCGGGTCGTCGTGGGCGCCCAGCTGTTCCACCAGCCGCGCAATGTCGATTACGTGGCGGTCGAAACTCCGGACGGCCTGCAAGTGATGGCTGCCGACGACCGGGGCGACGACGTGCCGCGCTTCAAGGTCGACCACCTCGAAATATCGATCCGCCAAGCCAATGCGCCCACCATCGCCGTGGTCGACGACGAGAAGCCGTCGGCCGACAACCTGCGCGACTACCTGAACGACTGCGGCTTCCAGGCGACGTCGTTCTACGACTCGATGACGGTGGAGAAAGCCAACCAGGAACGCCGTTTCGATGGCTACGTCATCGACTGGGTGTTGGGCGAGCAGACCTCCGAATCGCTGATCCGCCAGATCCGCACCTCGGTCAATCCAGGCGCCCCCATCATTCTCCTGACCGGGCAATACGATACCGGCCGCCTGAACGTGTCGGACGTGGCGCGTGTCGTGCGCCAGTTCGATGTCGTGTACCAGGAAAAACCGACGCGCTCGCCCGTCATCGCGGCCGAATTGTCGAAAGTGTGCGACTGCTGA
- a CDS encoding toxin-activating lysine-acyltransferase has protein sequence MTLYRLDEWAAGLDPTLDGAALAAARAGFALIGVGPVAPSFGELAERSLALAALGQSEVLFDRFGRVAAYVSFAYLDAQAERHLLRHGVTSAVAAAPRSGERLWILDFVAFDGSVRQVLGTLQDRLFGHVDHAGYFRYKHGRRIGKMVSRAELRAHCPAAAAAVKAAVAQAAFRNFAHGSHASLRMAILLGHCMALARAGGQFGGLTAAQAQRRLWMPLLLNQYRLYRDDDGAPLGVVTWAMLDAAALARRATDPLHELAPEAWNAGTLRCVGDVLGSAAHASAIAADHRHLLRYDVAASVGVEVAA, from the coding sequence ATGACACTGTATCGCCTCGACGAATGGGCCGCGGGCCTCGATCCCACCCTGGACGGCGCCGCACTCGCGGCGGCCCGGGCGGGCTTCGCATTGATCGGCGTCGGTCCCGTGGCCCCATCGTTCGGCGAGCTGGCCGAACGCAGCCTGGCGTTGGCGGCGCTGGGCCAGAGCGAGGTATTGTTCGACCGCTTCGGCCGCGTTGCCGCCTACGTCTCGTTCGCCTATCTCGATGCGCAGGCCGAACGGCACCTGCTGCGGCATGGCGTTACGTCCGCCGTGGCGGCGGCGCCACGCAGCGGCGAGCGTTTGTGGATCCTCGATTTCGTGGCGTTCGACGGCAGCGTGCGCCAGGTGCTGGGCACCCTGCAGGACCGGCTGTTCGGTCATGTCGACCATGCCGGCTATTTCCGCTACAAGCACGGCCGCCGCATCGGCAAGATGGTCTCTCGTGCCGAGCTGCGCGCCCATTGCCCTGCCGCCGCGGCAGCGGTCAAGGCGGCAGTGGCGCAGGCGGCGTTTCGCAATTTCGCCCACGGCTCGCACGCCTCGCTGCGGATGGCGATCCTGCTGGGCCACTGCATGGCGCTGGCCCGTGCAGGCGGCCAGTTCGGCGGCCTGACGGCGGCGCAAGCGCAGCGGCGCTTGTGGATGCCTTTGCTCCTGAATCAGTATCGGCTGTACCGGGACGACGACGGCGCGCCGCTCGGTGTCGTCACGTGGGCGATGCTGGACGCCGCCGCGCTGGCCCGGCGCGCCACCGACCCGCTGCACGAGCTGGCCCCTGAAGCGTGGAATGCGGGCACGCTGCGCTGTGTTGGCGACGTACTGGGCAGCGCGGCGCACGCGTCCGCGATAGCGGCCGACCATCGGCACCTGCTGCGTTACGACGTTGCCGCGAGCGTGGGTGTGGAGGTGGCGGCATGA
- a CDS encoding sensor histidine kinase → MKRLLHKIWKLVVLCLATALAAMVVATYYGSELLLAPVQGTASSASLDEYAWALGQYQAQLDRLEVQAVRYATKLDPDRAKLRKERELLEGAYRMLQLSRGPDSSGQGTLARDSVASLDRFMGLVRSDTERVEYDPAHIGVLGMHCDEVRQALGNYLTAARYADVQRLRTDQADFLDRREGLLISWMVLWAAILLALVGFLFDVRRTRTALRMSRESLRQQEKTIALLQEEVFAKTTILGTISHELKIPLQTIISSVDLLANRIKAPREVEVIERLNSGASRLQAQMQDLTDYARLDSGRMGLRRIEFVPHELVKRVLTDLKDAAERKGLQLVQHGGRSNAVVATDAHRIQQILTNLVTNAIKYSSKGAIQVSAELKLDKEQRSAPWLLELSVADSGPGIAQADLPYVFEPFTQIEQDGTRRLDGAGLGLAIVKKLVDLFEGTIAVQSELGRGSRFTVSLPVSLVTEAKGAQEESALPR, encoded by the coding sequence ATGAAACGATTACTGCACAAAATCTGGAAACTGGTGGTCCTTTGCCTGGCGACCGCTCTGGCCGCCATGGTGGTGGCGACCTACTACGGTTCGGAACTGCTGCTGGCGCCGGTACAAGGCACGGCCAGCAGCGCATCGCTGGACGAATACGCGTGGGCGCTGGGCCAGTACCAGGCCCAGCTCGACCGGCTCGAAGTACAGGCCGTGCGCTACGCCACGAAGCTGGACCCGGACCGGGCCAAGCTGCGCAAGGAACGCGAACTGCTGGAGGGGGCGTACAGGATGTTGCAGCTGTCGCGCGGTCCGGACAGCAGCGGCCAGGGCACGCTGGCGCGCGATTCCGTTGCCAGCCTCGACCGGTTCATGGGGCTGGTGCGCAGCGATACCGAACGGGTCGAGTACGATCCGGCCCATATCGGCGTGCTGGGCATGCACTGCGACGAAGTGCGCCAGGCCCTCGGCAACTACCTGACGGCGGCACGCTATGCCGACGTGCAGCGCCTGCGCACGGACCAGGCGGATTTCCTCGACCGGCGCGAGGGCCTGCTGATCAGCTGGATGGTCCTGTGGGCCGCGATCCTGCTGGCCCTGGTAGGCTTCCTGTTCGACGTGCGCCGGACCCGGACGGCACTGCGCATGAGCCGCGAAAGCTTGCGGCAGCAGGAAAAAACCATCGCACTGTTGCAGGAGGAGGTCTTTGCCAAGACGACGATCCTCGGCACCATCAGCCACGAACTGAAGATACCGCTGCAGACCATTATTTCATCGGTCGACCTGCTGGCCAATCGCATCAAGGCGCCGCGCGAGGTGGAAGTCATCGAGCGCCTGAACAGCGGCGCCAGCCGGCTGCAGGCACAGATGCAGGACTTGACGGATTATGCCCGGCTCGACTCCGGCCGGATGGGCCTGCGCCGCATCGAATTCGTGCCGCATGAACTGGTCAAGCGCGTGCTGACCGACCTGAAGGACGCGGCCGAACGCAAGGGCCTGCAGCTGGTGCAGCACGGTGGCAGGTCCAACGCGGTCGTGGCCACGGATGCGCACCGCATCCAGCAAATCCTGACGAACCTGGTCACGAATGCGATCAAGTATTCGTCGAAAGGGGCCATCCAGGTCAGCGCCGAACTGAAGCTGGACAAGGAGCAGCGCAGCGCGCCCTGGCTGCTCGAGTTGTCCGTGGCCGATTCGGGTCCCGGCATCGCGCAGGCGGACCTGCCTTACGTGTTCGAGCCGTTCACGCAGATCGAACAGGACGGTACCCGTCGCCTCGATGGAGCGGGCCTGGGCCTGGCCATCGTCAAGAAACTGGTGGACCTGTTCGAGGGAACCATTGCCGTGCAATCGGAACTGGGCCGCGGCTCGCGATTCACCGTCTCATTGCCCGTCAGCCTCGTCACCGAGGCCAAGGGTGCGCAGGAGGAAAGCGCGTTGCCGCGCTGA
- a CDS encoding toxin-activating lysine-acyltransferase, whose product MNVFTLAEMSGPLGFPLGAQARQALALGLSLRFLGPRWGRAQVAARLRPMLAAVDKGQYEFYFDAMGRETGFVDWTLAPDGALRIHDFFAFRGSLRTILADLRDRVLARHDAATYIRHKPRLRITKHVARQDNTSFFRAAPQGDRTGPGLTRNPHALDSHRRSFADAVELGECLAVLQRCDPHGRSPLWAGAFPLGDLVTLRQYRLYRDEAGRPAGLVTWAWLSPRTLERLAATPLHLAHVSEWNEGSVLCLCDVLATAATQAQIMEDLGGDLLPEHDDAVLYLGPDAAQAAFAEPARRGNRTALAAWVARQAAHLAAGVQA is encoded by the coding sequence ATGAACGTTTTCACTCTGGCCGAGATGAGCGGCCCGCTCGGCTTCCCGCTCGGCGCCCAGGCGCGCCAGGCATTGGCGCTCGGCCTGTCGCTGCGCTTCCTTGGCCCGCGCTGGGGCCGCGCCCAGGTGGCTGCGCGTCTGCGGCCCATGCTGGCCGCGGTGGACAAGGGCCAGTACGAGTTCTATTTCGATGCGATGGGGCGGGAAACCGGCTTCGTCGACTGGACCCTGGCACCGGACGGGGCATTGCGGATCCACGACTTCTTTGCCTTTCGGGGCAGCCTGCGCACGATCCTGGCCGACCTGCGCGACCGCGTCCTGGCGCGGCACGATGCCGCGACGTATATCCGTCACAAGCCCCGGTTGCGCATCACCAAGCACGTGGCGCGGCAGGATAACACCAGCTTCTTCCGCGCGGCGCCGCAAGGCGACCGGACGGGCCCCGGGCTGACACGCAATCCCCATGCGCTGGACAGCCACCGGCGCAGCTTTGCCGACGCCGTCGAACTGGGCGAGTGCCTTGCCGTGCTGCAGCGCTGCGATCCGCACGGCCGCTCGCCGTTGTGGGCCGGTGCATTCCCGCTGGGGGACCTGGTCACCCTGCGCCAGTACCGGCTGTATCGCGACGAGGCGGGCCGTCCCGCCGGCCTGGTGACCTGGGCCTGGCTGTCGCCCCGGACGCTGGAGCGGCTGGCCGCGACGCCGCTGCACCTGGCCCATGTGTCGGAGTGGAACGAGGGCTCGGTGCTGTGCCTGTGCGACGTGCTGGCCACCGCCGCAACCCAGGCGCAAATCATGGAAGACCTGGGCGGCGACCTGCTGCCGGAGCATGACGACGCCGTGTTGTACCTCGGGCCGGACGCCGCGCAGGCTGCCTTTGCCGAGCCCGCGCGACGCGGCAATCGTACCGCGCTCGCAGCCTGGGTGGCCCGGCAGGCGGCGCATCTCGCGGCAGGAGTACAAGCATGA
- a CDS encoding efflux transporter outer membrane subunit — translation MIFATSSNPRRLAPVPLACATLVLVLLAGCSVGPDFQRPVLALPDHYSRHAATAPAAAPTDAGAPFWRHFNDPQLTALVEQALAANGDLRVALARYDSATAVLREGRLSYFPVVTASAQGGHEKVSTDQSYGYPRSHDTYSAGIHVNWELDLFGRVRRTVEQRTALVAASARDVAGLQVVIAAETAATYMQLRGLQERLRLVTQNTSNQRQVVDLVGVRLSTGRGTEFDATRSRAQLAIAGAREPALQAQIAVAQHRLAVLTGRPPGALIAELDAPRPLPALPARIDPDSPATLLRRRPDIAAAEERLHAATARVGVSTADLFPRLSLGGLLGTQAFHSSALFEGSSQSNYALLGIDWSFLDVGRVRANIAASTAESAAMLAQYQQTVLLALEETENALVRYARTRSEDEMLERAARDSDQAAQLARLRYKAGEIGLYELLDAERVVLDAQDAFADSRTRSAMAAVALYKTLAGGWPERAPERVRAAPAHGAATTVAQATAEVR, via the coding sequence ATGATCTTCGCGACTTCATCGAATCCGCGCCGCCTCGCGCCGGTCCCCCTTGCCTGCGCCACGCTCGTGCTGGTGCTGCTGGCCGGCTGCAGTGTCGGCCCGGACTTCCAGCGCCCGGTGCTGGCGCTGCCGGACCACTACAGCCGTCATGCGGCCACGGCGCCCGCGGCCGCGCCGACCGATGCCGGTGCGCCGTTCTGGCGGCATTTCAACGACCCGCAGCTGACGGCGCTTGTCGAGCAGGCGCTGGCCGCCAACGGCGACCTGCGGGTGGCACTGGCCCGCTACGACAGCGCCACGGCCGTGCTGCGCGAAGGGCGGCTGTCGTACTTCCCCGTCGTGACCGCGAGCGCCCAGGGCGGGCACGAAAAAGTCAGTACGGACCAGTCCTACGGCTACCCGCGCAGCCACGACACCTACAGCGCCGGCATCCATGTCAACTGGGAGCTCGACCTGTTCGGGCGCGTGCGCCGCACGGTGGAGCAGCGCACGGCGCTGGTCGCCGCCAGCGCCAGGGACGTGGCGGGCCTGCAGGTCGTTATCGCGGCGGAGACGGCGGCCACGTACATGCAGCTGCGCGGGCTGCAGGAACGCTTGCGGCTTGTCACGCAGAACACGAGCAACCAGCGCCAGGTGGTGGACCTTGTCGGCGTGCGCTTGTCGACGGGACGCGGCACGGAATTCGACGCGACACGGTCGCGCGCCCAACTGGCGATCGCCGGCGCCCGCGAGCCGGCCCTGCAGGCGCAGATCGCCGTGGCCCAGCACCGGCTGGCGGTGCTGACGGGACGTCCGCCAGGCGCCCTGATCGCCGAGCTGGATGCGCCGCGGCCGTTGCCGGCACTGCCGGCACGGATCGATCCGGACAGTCCGGCCACGCTGCTGCGCCGGCGGCCCGACATCGCCGCCGCCGAGGAGCGGCTGCATGCCGCCACGGCCAGGGTCGGCGTGAGCACGGCCGACCTGTTCCCGCGCCTGAGCCTGGGCGGCCTGCTGGGCACGCAGGCCTTCCACTCGAGCGCGCTGTTCGAAGGCAGCAGCCAGTCGAACTACGCGCTGCTGGGCATCGACTGGTCGTTCCTGGACGTCGGCCGGGTGCGTGCCAATATTGCCGCCAGCACCGCCGAATCCGCCGCGATGCTGGCGCAGTACCAGCAGACCGTGCTGCTCGCGCTGGAGGAGACGGAAAACGCGCTGGTGCGGTACGCCCGTACGCGCAGCGAGGACGAGATGCTGGAACGTGCCGCGCGCGACAGCGACCAGGCGGCGCAGCTGGCGCGCCTGCGCTACAAGGCCGGCGAGATCGGCCTGTACGAGCTGCTCGATGCCGAGCGGGTGGTGCTGGACGCGCAGGACGCATTCGCGGACAGCCGCACCAGGAGCGCGATGGCGGCCGTCGCGCTGTACAAGACCCTGGCGGGCGGCTGGCCGGAACGCGCGCCGGAGCGCGTGCGTGCCGCCCCCGCCCACGGCGCGGCGACGACGGTGGCGCAGGCCACGGCGGAGGTGCGGTGA
- the egtD gene encoding L-histidine N(alpha)-methyltransferase: MNDMYFQARRAPRAVDAALARDVRDGLGATQKTLPSKWFYDDEGSRLFQRIMTLPEYYMTRTEHGILKHKADRLADWIAPDGRALDLIELGSGDGEKTLSLCETLLRREIACTYHPIDVSQHALSELAARFSGALPALDVRPILGDYFDDWPATSPLRRQVALLLGGNLGNLTFDQSVALLDRIRARLAQGDVLLLGLDLKKDPAMILAAYDDAQGVTAAFNLNLLRRLNRELDMDFDLAQFAHFPTYSPLDGAARSFLVSRRRQTVRSSVLGCAFAFQKGETIYTEQSQKYSFDMIVQLAAASGFAVASHVTDDLGWYTVAVLQAIEQRR; encoded by the coding sequence ATGAACGATATGTACTTCCAAGCCCGGCGTGCGCCCCGCGCCGTCGATGCGGCGCTGGCACGGGATGTGCGCGACGGCCTCGGCGCCACGCAAAAGACGCTGCCTTCGAAGTGGTTTTATGACGACGAAGGATCACGCCTGTTCCAGCGCATCATGACGCTGCCCGAGTACTACATGACGCGTACGGAACACGGCATCCTGAAGCACAAGGCGGACCGGCTGGCGGACTGGATCGCGCCCGATGGACGGGCGCTCGACCTTATCGAACTGGGCAGCGGCGACGGCGAGAAGACACTGTCGCTGTGCGAGACGCTGCTGCGCCGCGAGATCGCGTGCACATACCATCCGATCGATGTGTCGCAGCACGCCCTGTCCGAGCTGGCCGCGCGCTTCAGCGGCGCCCTGCCCGCGCTCGACGTCCGCCCCATCCTTGGCGACTATTTCGACGACTGGCCAGCCACCTCCCCGCTGCGGCGCCAGGTCGCGTTGCTGCTGGGCGGGAACCTGGGCAACCTGACGTTCGACCAGTCGGTCGCGTTGCTGGACCGTATCCGGGCCCGGCTGGCGCAGGGAGACGTCCTGCTGCTTGGACTGGACCTGAAAAAGGATCCGGCCATGATCCTGGCCGCCTACGACGACGCCCAGGGCGTCACCGCCGCCTTCAACCTGAACCTGCTGCGCCGGCTGAACCGCGAACTCGACATGGATTTCGACCTGGCCCAGTTTGCGCATTTTCCCACCTACTCCCCGCTGGACGGCGCGGCACGCAGCTTCCTGGTCAGCCGGCGGCGCCAGACCGTGCGCAGCAGCGTGCTTGGATGCGCGTTCGCGTTCCAGAAAGGCGAAACCATCTATACGGAACAATCGCAGAAGTACTCGTTCGACATGATCGTACAGCTGGCAGCGGCAAGCGGTTTCGCCGTGGCCAGTCACGTCACCGACGACCTGGGCTGGTACACGGTCGCGGTGCTGCAGGCCATCGAGCAGCGGCGGTAG
- the egtB gene encoding ergothioneine biosynthesis protein EgtB encodes MTTTALPLALAQRYRDIRQHSERLCAPLAIEDHVAQPVPEVSPPKWHLGHTAWFFEATVLQACVPGYRQFDARYGFLFNSYYESQGARTARDRRGGLSRPTVAQVLAYRRHVDAAMLALLAVPPSPPVRELVEIGLQHEQQHQELLLADIKYILGTNPLEEAYEAKPRDDEQAHAEHAREPAARRNEWIECHGGAMPIGHDGPGFAFDNEGPRHMVQVSPVALRAALVTNGEYLAFMRDGGYTRFELWHAEGWEWLQSLPRRAPLYWHPGPSDAEPWQHYTLAGCLPLDLEAPVTHVSLYEAYAFCRWAGWRLPTEAEWEAVAPRLDWGRRWEWTGSAYLPYPGFRAFGGTASEYNGKFMLNQMVLRGASWATPAGHARLTYRNFFHPYLRWQYTGIRPARDLQVASLRWNDQ; translated from the coding sequence GTGACGACCACGGCCCTGCCGCTCGCCCTGGCGCAACGGTACCGCGACATCCGGCAGCACAGCGAACGACTGTGCGCCCCGCTGGCGATCGAGGATCACGTCGCGCAGCCGGTGCCCGAGGTAAGTCCGCCGAAATGGCACCTCGGGCACACCGCGTGGTTTTTCGAGGCCACCGTGCTGCAGGCGTGCGTGCCCGGCTACCGCCAGTTCGACGCACGCTACGGCTTCCTCTTCAACAGCTATTACGAAAGCCAGGGAGCGCGCACGGCCCGCGACCGCCGCGGCGGCCTGAGCCGCCCCACCGTCGCGCAGGTGCTGGCATACCGTCGGCATGTCGACGCGGCGATGCTGGCCCTGCTGGCGGTGCCGCCATCGCCGCCGGTGCGCGAACTGGTCGAAATCGGCCTGCAGCACGAGCAGCAACACCAGGAGCTGCTGCTGGCCGATATCAAGTACATCCTGGGCACCAATCCACTGGAAGAGGCGTACGAGGCCAAGCCGCGCGACGACGAGCAGGCGCATGCCGAACACGCGCGCGAGCCCGCGGCGCGGCGCAACGAATGGATCGAGTGCCACGGTGGCGCCATGCCGATCGGCCACGACGGGCCCGGCTTTGCATTCGACAACGAAGGTCCGCGCCACATGGTGCAGGTATCCCCGGTGGCCCTGCGGGCGGCGCTCGTCACCAATGGCGAGTACCTGGCGTTCATGCGCGACGGCGGCTACACCCGCTTCGAACTGTGGCATGCGGAAGGGTGGGAGTGGCTGCAGTCGCTGCCCCGGCGCGCGCCGCTGTACTGGCACCCCGGTCCGTCCGACGCGGAGCCCTGGCAGCACTACACGCTGGCGGGCTGCCTGCCGCTCGACCTGGAGGCTCCCGTAACGCACGTCAGCCTGTACGAGGCCTATGCCTTCTGCCGCTGGGCCGGGTGGCGCCTGCCGACGGAAGCGGAGTGGGAAGCGGTGGCGCCACGGCTCGACTGGGGCCGGCGCTGGGAGTGGACGGGCAGTGCCTACCTGCCCTACCCCGGCTTCCGGGCGTTCGGCGGCACCGCCAGCGAATACAACGGCAAGTTCATGCTGAACCAGATGGTGCTGCGGGGCGCTTCCTGGGCCACGCCGGCCGGCCATGCCCGGCTCACGTACCGCAATTTCTTCCACCCCTACCTGCGCTGGCAATACACGGGCATCCGGCCCGCCCGCGACCTGCAGGTGGCCTCCTTACGCTGGAACGACCAATGA
- a CDS encoding DUF445 domain-containing protein encodes MPHQNPLPRLRRIRRIATCLLALMAVTFVAARLLQGDYPWLGFVAAFAEAAMVGGLADWFAVTALFRHPLGLPIPHTAIIPRNKDRIGANIAEFLEHNFITHEVLQEELRDVDFAGVSARWLAEDANSRAVAERLVGTIPAVVNMIDDRDAAEFFRGALGSSLKDVRLAPILGQVLTVLVAGRQHVRLLQRLLGLVANALEENRGYIRQKVHDHSPSWMPRMVDEKFFERLMNGIQSILDDMADEHGEWRARFHTAIEELIDDLQHSPEYEEKLRTLLANGLHHPLFREYVGSVWTDIRARLQKAGTSPDSRLLARAQDALQVFAAALQENPAIRTKLNDWLRGFAIAAIVERRSLIVAVVQRVIDKWDAETISHKLEQQVGSDLQFIRINGTLVGGVVGLLLYVASLGLHG; translated from the coding sequence GTGCCGCACCAGAATCCGCTGCCGCGCCTCAGGCGCATACGCCGTATCGCCACCTGCCTGCTGGCGCTGATGGCCGTGACGTTCGTGGCCGCGCGGCTGCTGCAGGGCGACTACCCGTGGCTGGGCTTTGTCGCCGCGTTTGCCGAGGCGGCGATGGTGGGCGGCCTGGCCGACTGGTTTGCCGTCACGGCGCTGTTCCGTCATCCGCTGGGCCTGCCGATTCCGCACACGGCCATCATCCCGCGCAACAAGGACCGCATCGGCGCCAATATTGCCGAATTTCTGGAACACAACTTCATTACCCACGAAGTGCTGCAGGAGGAACTGCGCGACGTCGATTTCGCCGGCGTCAGCGCGCGCTGGCTGGCCGAGGACGCCAACAGCCGGGCCGTCGCCGAGCGCCTGGTGGGCACCATCCCGGCCGTCGTCAACATGATCGACGACCGCGATGCCGCGGAGTTCTTCCGCGGCGCGCTGGGATCGAGCTTGAAGGACGTGCGGCTGGCGCCGATCCTCGGCCAGGTGCTGACGGTACTGGTGGCGGGCCGCCAGCACGTGCGCCTGCTGCAAAGGCTGCTGGGGCTGGTCGCAAACGCGCTGGAGGAGAACCGCGGCTACATCCGCCAGAAGGTGCACGACCACAGCCCCAGCTGGATGCCGCGCATGGTCGACGAAAAATTCTTCGAGCGCCTGATGAACGGCATCCAGAGCATCCTCGACGACATGGCGGACGAACACGGCGAATGGCGTGCCCGCTTCCACACGGCCATCGAGGAACTGATCGACGACCTGCAGCATTCGCCCGAGTACGAGGAAAAGCTGCGCACACTGCTGGCCAACGGCCTGCACCACCCGCTGTTCCGCGAGTACGTGGGCAGCGTCTGGACGGACATCCGCGCCCGGCTGCAAAAGGCGGGCACGTCGCCCGACTCGCGCCTGCTGGCCCGCGCCCAGGATGCGCTGCAGGTATTCGCCGCGGCGCTGCAGGAAAACCCGGCGATCCGCACCAAGCTGAACGACTGGCTGCGCGGCTTCGCCATCGCGGCGATCGTCGAACGGCGCAGCCTGATCGTCGCCGTCGTCCAGCGCGTCATCGACAAGTGGGATGCCGAAACCATTTCGCACAAGCTGGAGCAGCAGGTGGGCAGCGACCTGCAGTTCATCCGCATCAACGGCACGCTGGTGGGCGGCGTGGTGGGGCTGCTGCTGTACGTGGCGTCACTGGGGCTGCATGGTTGA